From Hippoglossus stenolepis isolate QCI-W04-F060 chromosome 6, HSTE1.2, whole genome shotgun sequence, a single genomic window includes:
- the samd10b gene encoding sterile alpha motif domain-containing protein 10 isoform X1, which produces MELVFPMFSRGSVEDPCWPALQALTEAASSFSFCRASLEHTLSAEELSYQLPRRAGGSNLTWHDGRGQKTAHTRTVKLLQQPGTEGIQLRPGEAFTVYHTSPTLSSLSKPVVLWTQQDVCKWLKKHCPHNYLTYVEAFSHHAITGRALLRLNGEKLERMGIVQETLRQEVLQQVLQLQVREEVRNLQLLSRTSFGNFS; this is translated from the exons ATGGAGCTGGTTTTCCCTATGTTCAGCAGAGGGAGCGTGGAGGATCCCTGCTGGCCGGCCCTGCAGGCTCTCACCGAAG cggCGTCCAGCTTCAGTTTTTGCCGTGCCTCCCTGGAGCACACGCTGTCTGCTGAGGAGCTGAGCTACCAGCTGCCGCGTCGCGCCGGAGGCAGCAACCTGACCTGGCACGACGGCCGCGGCCAGAAGAcggcacacacacgcaccgtCAAGCTACTGCAGCAGCCCGGCACAGAAGGCATCCAG cTGCGTCCGGGTGAAGCCTTCACTGTGTATCACACCAGTCCGACACTCTCCAGTCTGTCCAAACCTGTGGTGCTGTGGACTCAGCAGGACGTCTGCAAGTGGCTTAAGAAACACTGTCCTCACAACTACCTAACCTACGTAGAGGCCTTCTCTCATCACGCCATCACAG GACGGGCTTTGCTGCGTTTGAACGGCGAAAAGCTTGAGAGGATGGGGATCGTGCAGGAGACGCTGAGGCAGGAGGTCCTCCAACAAgtcctccagctgcaggtcagagaaGAGGTCCGCAACCTGCAGCTCCTGAGCAGAA cctcctTTGGAAACTTCTCTTAG
- the samd10b gene encoding sterile alpha motif domain-containing protein 10 isoform X2, translating into MAVDAASSFSFCRASLEHTLSAEELSYQLPRRAGGSNLTWHDGRGQKTAHTRTVKLLQQPGTEGIQLRPGEAFTVYHTSPTLSSLSKPVVLWTQQDVCKWLKKHCPHNYLTYVEAFSHHAITGRALLRLNGEKLERMGIVQETLRQEVLQQVLQLQVREEVRNLQLLSRTSFGNFS; encoded by the exons cggCGTCCAGCTTCAGTTTTTGCCGTGCCTCCCTGGAGCACACGCTGTCTGCTGAGGAGCTGAGCTACCAGCTGCCGCGTCGCGCCGGAGGCAGCAACCTGACCTGGCACGACGGCCGCGGCCAGAAGAcggcacacacacgcaccgtCAAGCTACTGCAGCAGCCCGGCACAGAAGGCATCCAG cTGCGTCCGGGTGAAGCCTTCACTGTGTATCACACCAGTCCGACACTCTCCAGTCTGTCCAAACCTGTGGTGCTGTGGACTCAGCAGGACGTCTGCAAGTGGCTTAAGAAACACTGTCCTCACAACTACCTAACCTACGTAGAGGCCTTCTCTCATCACGCCATCACAG GACGGGCTTTGCTGCGTTTGAACGGCGAAAAGCTTGAGAGGATGGGGATCGTGCAGGAGACGCTGAGGCAGGAGGTCCTCCAACAAgtcctccagctgcaggtcagagaaGAGGTCCGCAACCTGCAGCTCCTGAGCAGAA cctcctTTGGAAACTTCTCTTAG